GCACCGCTCCAGCTCCGGTTCGAGCGACTCGCCGACCTCGCTGTCGACAGTGGCGTCACGGCGCCCCTGGTGGGCGCCGACCGCGGCGAGGTACCGCTCGACGTGCTCGCCGACCGCGTCCTGGGCGAGCCCGGGCAGGTGGAACCGGTGTGGCCCGGCGGCCCGCACGATAAGGGCGTCGCAGCGCCAACGGCTCACGTTCAGGATGATCACCGGGCCGTCCGCCACGGCCGGAAGCAGCGTCTCCAGTCGGGGCGGACGCAGGAAGTCCGCGAAGCCGGGGAGCGCGCGGGTCCTGGCGACGAGATCGTCCCACTCGTGGGCCAGCGCCATCCGCCGGTCGGATTCACTCATGCCCGATCAGCCCGACGTCCGCCACGAGATCATCGACGCTCCGTGCAGCACATGAGGTACGGACGACAAAGATCACCTCGACAGGTCAGGAAACGTGGCGGCGGAATACGCCGATGCATTGGACGACCGCAATGCCGACACCCTTGCACGCTAGAGCATCGCCGATCCCGTCGAAATATTGCAACGGACATGTTTCGCCCGAGCAATTGGTGGTCCAGGGTGTCCGATCGGCCTATCCCCCATCCTCGCGCAGTTCCAACCGTGCCATCACGCCGTTTGCCCGATGGGCTGACCCGCCCACGCCGAACGGGGGCGACAGGAGCCGGACCGGACCGCTGACCTCTATTACTGGATGACAGATCGGCGTGACGGCCCCCGACCGGGCCCTGGCCGCCGCAGCGCAACCCGCAAGGTACGACTTTCGAACGAGGTCGTTCCGCGGAAACTCTCCATTCTTCGGAACGACCTCGTTCTGCGAATTCTCAGTCCTTCGCGGAACAACACATCCGCGCGGCTCGGACGCCCCGAGAAGGGAATTGCCGCAGCCCGGAAATCGTGCCACACTTTCGACTCGTCGCACCCGCCGAGCAATTCTCCCGGTGGAGGGAAATATTGAACGTCGCCGCGATCACCACATTCACCCGCGCCCTGGGGCCCGGCCGCCGGTCGGTGTTATGGGTGCAGGGCTGCCCGTTCCGGTGTGCCGGCTGCATCGCCGAGGAGTGGATCCCGCAGCACGAGGCTGACCGGATCACCCCGGCCCGGGCCGCCGAGCTGCTCACGACGGATCCGCGGATCGACGGCGTGACCTTCTCGGGTGGCGAACCGATGCTGCAGGCGGCCGCTCTTGCCGAGGTCATCACACTGATCCGCCGCGACCGCGAGCTCAGCCTGATCTGCTTCACCGGCTATCGCCTCGAACAGCTACGCGACCGCCCGCCGAACGACGGTGTGCCGGCCCTGCTCGCCGAGGTCGACGTGCTGATCGACGGCCTCTACGTCGCCGCCCGCAACGACGGCCGAGGGCTGCGCGGCAGCACCAACCAGCGGATCCACCATCTGACCGGTCGCCTGAGCGACAGCGACTACGACTACGAGAACCGCGAACGTGTCAGCGAACTGCAGCAGGTGGACGGTGAACTGCTGCTCGTCGGCGTGCCCGACCCCCTGTTCGCCGCGGCGTTCGGGCCGGAGGCCCCGCCGGTGCGGGTGCCGTCAGTCTCTCCACCGATCCGACGATCCGGGAGTTCACGATGAGCGGGCGCAAGGTTTCCTATGTCAGCGTCGAAGAGTCCGAGGCACGCAAGATGCGCGAGGCCCAGGCCCGGCTCACCGAGCTGCGCGCCGACGTGCCGAAGCTGCTGAACAAGGTGCGCGACGACACCAGACGCGAGGCCGACCGACGGTTCCGGGAAGCCGATGAGCGGCAGCGGCGGTACGCGGCCGCGGTCGACAAGCTCAGCGCCGACATCCGCCAGGTCGAGGTCGCTGCGCGGCGGCGTACCGAGGAGAACGCCCGCAGGCTGCGTCAGGAGTTGAACGCGGAGATCGACGCCGTCCAGCAGCAGCACGCCGTCGACCTGGCGGAGCACGACCGGCGGATGCGGACCGCGGTTCAGCAGAGCGAGCGGCGCCTGCAGTCGGCGATCGTCGCCGAGTCAACCGTCCGGCAGCAGGTCACCGAGCAGCTCGCCAGCGACATCCGGCAGGTGGGCCGGGATGTTGCGGCGCAGCGTGAGCGCGAACTGGCCGCAGCCCGCCAGTGGCTGGCCGACGCCGAGGTGCTGCGCAACTACATCGCCGGCGATCTGGCCCACGAGCGACTGGCGCCCGGACAGTTGCAGCGCCTGGCGCAGGACCTGCGCCTGGCCGTGGCCAACGCGGACAACGGCCTGTCCCAGGCCGCAGTGGCCCAGGCCCAGGCCGCGTACGCAGGGCTCAGCGAGCTGCGGGCCACGGTGGAGCTACGTGAGCAGGAGTGGTCGGCACTGCGCGGTCAGACGTACGAGCGCCTGCTGCTGCTCCGCGAGATGGTCCACGCCGTCGCGCAGCCGGGGACCGGCCCGGACGACGGCGTCGACGTCGACTTCTGGACCCACGGCAGGTACCAGGCGCTCCAGGAGGAGCTGGGACAGGCGGTCGCCCTGGCCGGACAGGACGGCCCCGACGCGCCCGGTCCGGAGGAGCTGCGCAGGCTGCTCGAGGTCGAGGCACCCCGGCTACAGGCCGAGCATGAGCGGTTGGTGGACACCGCCGCCGCGGCCGCGAACAACTCGCAGCTGCGCGCGAACATCGCCGACCGGGTCGTGCAGACGCTGGCGGTGGCCGGCTACGACCGCGACGTCGACGGCGGGTACGAGGGCGAAGACTTCCGGGGCGGCTTCGTGGCCCGGACCCGGCACGAGGACGGCAGCGAGGTGCTGGTCACCATCATGCCGGTCGACGAGCGCGGCACGGCCGAGCTGGCCATCCACTCGATCCACACCCGAATCGGCAGCGAGGAGGAGCGCCGGTCCCGGGCGACCGCGCTGGTGACCCAGTTGCGTGCCGGCGGCCTGCGGGTGTCCGACCCGGCCGAGGCGCAACCGCCGACGCAGCTCGACGAGCTGCGTGACATCACCAGGATCAAGAAGTCCCCGCCCGGAGCGGTCGTGCCGGCGCCCGGGGCACCGCAGTGACGGCGCCGATCCGCCCGGTCCCGCCGGGGTCGACCGAGCGGCTGGCATCGGCCCTGCCGTTCGACACCGGCGACGCCCTGCTGATCCTGTACGGGACCGGCACCACCGACCGGTTCTGCTGCGGCGACTACCAGGAGCGCGGCTTCGAGGAGGCGATCTGGTCGCTGCTGCGCTCGGCCGGCTACCAGCGGATCGTCTTCTGCACGCTCAACGGGTTGTACTTCCGGGACGAGCAGTCGGCGCAGCTGGACCGGGGCGGCACCGTCGCGCCGGACAACGCCGAGCCGGCGACGATGACGAGGTTCGCCGGCCCGCAGGGCCGGAAGGTGGTCGCGCAGACCGGACCGCCACCGACCGGCGGCTCGGCACCGACCATGCAGGACCCGCAGATCATCCAGAAGCTGGACGCCTGCATGACCGGGCGCGAGATGCGTACCGCCGTGGTGCTGCTGCGCACCGAGGACTTCCTGCAGCACAACCAGGCGCCACGACCGTTCATCGACCGGATCGGCGCCTGGATCGCAGCCGGGCCCTCCGCCGGCAACCTGTGCGTGCTGGCGTTCAGCAACAGCGGCCTGCAAGAGGTGCACGAGTCGGTACAGACGAATGGCGGGATGGGCGCCCTGCAGGCGTTCCTGAGCGACCAGCGACGGCGTCGCTCCGGCAGCGGCATCAGCCGCGTCGGTGAGTCGGACGAGGCGGAGTTGCGGCGGCTGGTGCATCGCACCCGCATCCGCGACGGACTGCGCATCGACGACTGGTCCCGGCTCGACAAGTTGATCTCCGCGATGGCGGCGATGAACCAGCCCGCCGGCCCGTGGATCGCCCGGCTGCAGGGCCTGGCCCGCGACGGGATGCCGCTGTCGGCCGAGCTCCTCCGCCAACGCGAATGGATCGAGAGGGCGAACATGGACGGTCGTACGGCGTTGGAGAGACTCAACGAGCTCATCGGCCTGAGCGAGGTCCGGAGGCACCTGTCCCAGCGAGCCGACCGCGTGCGGGCCAGGAAGGTGCGGCGGGCGACGAGTGACAACCCGCCGTCCCCACACCTGATCTTCACCGGCAATCCCGGCACCGGCAAGACCACCGTCGCGCGACTGGTCGGCGAGATCTATGCGGACCTCGGCCTGTTGCGCCGGGGCCACCTCGTCGTCGCCGACGCCCCAAAACTGATCGGGCGGTTCGTCGGGCAGACCGCCCCCCTGGTGAACGACGCCGTCGACGAGGCCCTCGGTGGTGTTCTGTTCATCGACGAGGCGTACCGCCTGACCGAACCGGACCGGGGCGGTTTCGGCCTCGAGGCGATCGACGCCCTGGTCGACCGGATGGAGAACGACCGCGACGCCTTCGTGGTGATCGCTGCGGGCTACCCGGACAAGATGGCCCAGTTCCGCTCCGCCAATCCGGGACTGGCCGGCCGCTTCCCGCTCCGCAACGTGATCCTGTTCGCCGACTACGACCCGGCGGAACTGCTGCAGATCCTGACCGGCATGCTCGCCGCCGCCGACCTGCGCTGGGAGGACGGCTTCACGGCCGATCTCAAGCTGGTGACCGAGGGCATCTACCGGGACCGTGACGAGAACTTCAGCAACGCGCGCGACATGCGCGAACTGGCCGCGGAGATCGAGGACAACTGGGCCGCCAGGGTCACCGACGACGGCGGGATTCCGCTCGAGTCCGCCGACCTGCCCAGTCGGCTGCGGAACTACCTGCGATGACCGCGACCTCACTCTGCCCGGTGTGCCGGCGGGCCGACGCGGGCGGATCGCACTGTGCCCGGTGCGGCTGGCAGATGTCCGGGCCGCTGCTGCTCGGCGGCGGCGACCCGGAGACCCTGGATGCCTCGCGGCGCGATCTCGAGTCGGCCGGCCACCGGTGGGACGCGATCGCGGCGACCCGCGCCGCGCGGGCAACCGGTGATCCCTTCGACGCCTACGCCGACCTGCTGCGCGGCGAGGGCGCCGCCGTCGCGACCGATCTCCCGACGTCCTCCCCCGGCCACCCGGCCGACCTGGCTCCGATGCTGGCCCGACTCGTCAGCGGCGACCTACCCGCCCTGCACTTCGTCGAGTTCACTGCGGAACACGCCGTCCGGGTGACGGCCACCGCCGACCGGGCCGGCGTCCCGGCCATCGGCTCGGGCCCGGTACACCTGCCCTGGAGCTCCGCCGTACTCGGCGCCGCTCCGCGTGTGCGCGCCTTCCGCCTGGCCGGCGGGGTCGGCCGGGAGCCGGTCGACGCGGGCGCGTTCGACGAGGTGACGGCCCGGTCCCTCGCCGGTTTCCTACCCGCCGACGGGGAGACCGTGCTGGTCACCCGGCATCCCGGCTGGGTCCTGCTGGAACGTGCCGCCGAACTGGCGCGCCGTCACCACGCCCCGGTCGCCGAGCTGGTCGACCCGTCGCGCACCGGGACGCTGTCCGAACTGGTCGCGGCGGTGCTGCGGCGGGCGCCGCTCGCCTACGACTACGTACTGCTCGGCATGTCGGTCGACCACGACACGGGCCAAGTGGATCTGGTACCGCTGACATTGTTCCCGGCCGGCACGGTCACCCCGGCCGACCGCCCGCTGTCACGGCAGGTCCCGGTGTACGGACCGCCGATCGCCGCGGAGGCTACGACGGCCACACTGCCACTGTTGGCCCGCCACGGCGCCCATCCGGCAGACTGGCCGATCCTGCGGCTGCCCCGGCTGGAGCTCGCCGGCCGGGCAGCCGAGACGGTGACCGTCACCCTGGTCGGGCCTGGCGCGCTACATTGCGCGGACGGCCGCAACGGCGACCTGCCGGTCGACGACCCGGAAAGTCTCCGTACGGGGCTCCGGCACCGACCGATGACGATCCCGGTCCCACCATCGCTGGACCTGGTCTGCCTGGTGGAACTCTGCGGCGGCAGCCGCGACGAGGTGCAGGACCGGCTCGACATTCTGCTGCGCACGGTGGACCTGCTCACCGAACGGTACGCCCGCCAGGACAGCCTGCGGATCGGCGTGGTCGGCTACTTCGACCACGTCTACACCGAGGCCAAGGGCGATCGGCAGCGCGAGCTGTGCCGGGTCGTCGAGCTCGGCGAGCCCGGCTTCGTCCGCGCCCAGGTCGCCCGCTGGCGCCCGGCACCGCGGCAGCGCGACTATGCCACCGCTGTCGGCGACGCCCTGGCCAGGGCGAACCGGCTGCGCTGGCGGCGCGACGACCCGCGGGTCGAACACGCCGTCCTGATGATCGGCCGCCGACCGCCGGAGGCGCGCCCCGGCTCGGACGACCTGATTCCGACCTGCCCGCGACAGGTCGACTGGCAGGTGGAGATGAACCGGCTGCAGGTGCTGCGGGCGCGCCGGGTAGCCCGCGTCGACCTGCCGGCGGACTGGCCCGGCACCGACCGGGCCGGCAACCACGCCCGCAGCTACGCCGAGCATGCCTGGCAGGTACTGGCCAGGGACGGCCTGCACCACGAGGACGGCCGGCCTGAAGACCTGGCCGACCTGGTCAGCGACCGACCGAGCATCGCAGACAGCAAGGCGTTTCCCTTCCCGTTTCTCGCACCGGCCGAGCGAGGCCGGAGTCGCTGAAAGGTGGCACTCGATGAGCACCGACCACACCGGCGGCTACCCGCCCCAGGAGCCGCCGGCGCAGATGCCGTACCCGCCGTCTCCGCCGTCGCCCGTTGACCAGGAGCGTCCGGCGAGCTACCCGTCGCCGACGTACTCATCCCCGCCGCCCGGACCGCTCCCGCCGCCGCTCTCCCCCAACGGCAACGGCACGACGCCGACCATCCCGCCCCAGTCCGTCGGCGGTGCCGAGCCGATGAGTGCCATCCCGTACGCCGTCGCGCAGCCGCAGTTCCCGGTGAACGAGCCGGAGCCGACACCGATCCCGACGCCCGGTGTCCTGAGCGCGACGCAACTGCCGTCGGTCCGGATCGGATTATGGGGATCGAGCCGGGCCGGAAAGAGCACCTACCTCGCTTCCCTGCCGATCGCCGGCATGCAGACCACCGACCCGAACGGGCGTTGGATCGTCGGCGGCATGACTCCCAACGCGGTGGAGTACCTCGTCCGAGGTGTCGATCGGCTGGCGAACCACCGAAGCTTTCCGGCCATTGGCCAGATCAACGAATCCCTGACCTGGGTGTTCCACGGACCGCCCCCGACCGAGCGGGCAGGGCTCTTCCGCCGCCAGCCGGCTGACGGTGTGCAGTTCGCGTTGCAGTTGCAGGACGTGCCCGGCG
The nucleotide sequence above comes from Plantactinospora soyae. Encoded proteins:
- a CDS encoding 4Fe-4S single cluster domain-containing protein, which translates into the protein MNVAAITTFTRALGPGRRSVLWVQGCPFRCAGCIAEEWIPQHEADRITPARAAELLTTDPRIDGVTFSGGEPMLQAAALAEVITLIRRDRELSLICFTGYRLEQLRDRPPNDGVPALLAEVDVLIDGLYVAARNDGRGLRGSTNQRIHHLTGRLSDSDYDYENRERVSELQQVDGELLLVGVPDPLFAAAFGPEAPPVRVPSVSPPIRRSGSSR
- a CDS encoding coiled-coil domain-containing protein; amino-acid sequence: MSGRKVSYVSVEESEARKMREAQARLTELRADVPKLLNKVRDDTRREADRRFREADERQRRYAAAVDKLSADIRQVEVAARRRTEENARRLRQELNAEIDAVQQQHAVDLAEHDRRMRTAVQQSERRLQSAIVAESTVRQQVTEQLASDIRQVGRDVAAQRERELAAARQWLADAEVLRNYIAGDLAHERLAPGQLQRLAQDLRLAVANADNGLSQAAVAQAQAAYAGLSELRATVELREQEWSALRGQTYERLLLLREMVHAVAQPGTGPDDGVDVDFWTHGRYQALQEELGQAVALAGQDGPDAPGPEELRRLLEVEAPRLQAEHERLVDTAAAAANNSQLRANIADRVVQTLAVAGYDRDVDGGYEGEDFRGGFVARTRHEDGSEVLVTIMPVDERGTAELAIHSIHTRIGSEEERRSRATALVTQLRAGGLRVSDPAEAQPPTQLDELRDITRIKKSPPGAVVPAPGAPQ
- a CDS encoding AAA family ATPase, with translation MTAPIRPVPPGSTERLASALPFDTGDALLILYGTGTTDRFCCGDYQERGFEEAIWSLLRSAGYQRIVFCTLNGLYFRDEQSAQLDRGGTVAPDNAEPATMTRFAGPQGRKVVAQTGPPPTGGSAPTMQDPQIIQKLDACMTGREMRTAVVLLRTEDFLQHNQAPRPFIDRIGAWIAAGPSAGNLCVLAFSNSGLQEVHESVQTNGGMGALQAFLSDQRRRRSGSGISRVGESDEAELRRLVHRTRIRDGLRIDDWSRLDKLISAMAAMNQPAGPWIARLQGLARDGMPLSAELLRQREWIERANMDGRTALERLNELIGLSEVRRHLSQRADRVRARKVRRATSDNPPSPHLIFTGNPGTGKTTVARLVGEIYADLGLLRRGHLVVADAPKLIGRFVGQTAPLVNDAVDEALGGVLFIDEAYRLTEPDRGGFGLEAIDALVDRMENDRDAFVVIAAGYPDKMAQFRSANPGLAGRFPLRNVILFADYDPAELLQILTGMLAAADLRWEDGFTADLKLVTEGIYRDRDENFSNARDMRELAAEIEDNWAARVTDDGGIPLESADLPSRLRNYLR